One Hippoglossus stenolepis isolate QCI-W04-F060 chromosome 6, HSTE1.2, whole genome shotgun sequence genomic window, TGATAAGAAGATAAATGTTACTATGTAATtaattgtaatatatatatatatactgcgtCTGGACACTAATATTTACTTGGTTTAATGTTTTTCACAATTGTCTATGTTGGGGGATGGGGTGGCTGAACCTGGCAACCCAGCCAACCCAGCCCAGCACAGTATGATGAGCAGCGGTGACTGGGAGTTATGGATTAGCTCACGTTCTTCTCCTCTGAACGCTACacgacctgtgtgtgtctgtgctgtgaagttgtgtttgtgtcgctTTGGTTTCACGAGTCCAACgagtttttactttttgttggGTGACGTGTTGAACCCATGTTGGTCCTCGCCACTAGCGTTAGCCAGGTAATGCTAGCAGACTTGTAGCGGAGGTTACCGCTGTGTTTGCCGTTGCTAGGCCGGTCTTGTGGTCTCGTTGTCGGTTGTCGTTGGCATTAGCTAACGTCGGTTAGCTGACCCGCTGCTGTGCTAGCATCAGTTGGACAGGTTCTGTAAAACGCGTTGGTTATCGACATGTTCCGGCTGGTGAAGTCCCCATAGAGGCTGTCACTTCACAACCTGAACTTCCACCATAGAGTCGTTTACATAGCAGCTTGTAGCTGCAGGTTAACCGGCTAACTTGAGCTAAATTAGGGTGGAGGCATTCAATAGCCAGAGCAGTGTGCTAATGCTGCTGTTCACCACTGTCATGGACATGGAGCTAATTCCTGTTTAATGACTCAGACCAACCTCACCAGTTCTAATGCTATGCTCAGTATCATAGAGAAGTGTTTCAAACCAGGGACATGTTGACCTGCAACACAGGTGTTAGCATCAGGAGAGATGTCAGGGCTAAAGTCTGTTCATAGTTTAGCGTTGCTGAGTTTAAGCAGGTTTTCCAGTTTGTATGTAAGAGTGTGTTTTATCGAGGTTGTCATGGAAGGTTGGTACTAAGCATTGCATGTGTCTTCTCCAGCAGATTCTGATGAGGGCATTTCTACAGGCCAACTGTTCCTGACACTGCACTTGGAAGACGTGTGAGCTGCAGATCCTCACCATGTCCAAGAGCAAGAGTCCTGAGACAGTGAAGGTGGTGGTCCGATGTCGCccaatgaatgaaaaagaacaggCAAACAAATTTGAAAGGGTCGTCTCTGTGGATGTGAAACTGGGCCAAATTGTTGTCAGGAACCACAGAGAAGCTTCAGCCAGCGAAAGTCCCAAAGTCTTCACTTTTGATTCAGTCTACGACTGGAACTCCAAACAAATAGATCTGTACGATGAAACCTTCAGGCCACTGGTGGATTCAGTTCTTCTTGGCTTCAATGGGACCATCTTTGCCTATGGGCAGACGGGTACAGGGAAGACGTACACAATGGAGGGGGTGAGAAATGATCCAGAGAAGAGAGGGGTGATCCCTAACTCCTTTGAGCACATCTTCACACACATCTCACGATCCCAGAATCAGCAGTACCTGGTGAGAGCATCATATCTTGAAATTTACCAAGAGGAGGTCAAAGACTTGCTTTCCAAGAACCAAGCCCATCGCCTTGAGCTGAGGGAGAGGCCTGACACGGGCGTTTATGTCAAAGACCTGTCGTCATTTGTCACCAAGAGTGTGCGAGAGATCGAGCATGTCATGAATGTGGGCAACCAGAATCGTTCTGTGGGTTCTacaaacatgaatgaacacaGCTCCCGATCTCACGCCATTTTTGTCATCACTGTTGAGTGCAGTGAGTTGGGTGTGGACGGGGAGAACCATATCAGAGTGGGCAAACTGAACTTGGTCGATTTAGCTGGCAGCGAAAGGCAGGCCAAGACTGGCGCTCAGGGGGAGAGGCTTAAAGAAGCCACAAAGATCAACCTGTCACTTTCTGCTCTGGGGAACGTCATATCAGCTCTGGTGGATGGCAGGAGCAGCCACATCCCCTACCGAGACTCAAAACTCACCCGTCTGCTGCAGGACTCCCTGGGGGGCAATGCCTGCACCGTCATGGTTGCCAACATTGGGCCGGCATCctacaacatggaggagacctTGACAACACTGCGCTACTCCAACAGGGCAAAGAACATCAAGAATAAACCACGCATCAATGAGGACCCCAAGGATGCACTACTGAGGGAGTTTCAGGAGGAGATCGCCAGGTTGAAAGAGCAGCTGGAGAAGCgctcaggggaaaaaaagaagaggaagcaaaggAGGAGAGCTGGGGAAGGGAGTGATGGTGACGATCtggaaggagagacagaggatgatgatgaagatggagatGACAAAGGAGATTACTGgggggagcagcaggagaagctggagagagagaggaaggccATCATGGAGGATCACAGTCTGGTGGCTGAGGAGAAAGTTCGGTTGCtcaagaagaaggagaagaaaatggaagacttgaggagggagagggaggctggAGAGATGCTTACAGCTAAAGTTAAGGTAGGCAGACTTTTCTAGACAGGGTGTGTTTCTGTACAGCTAGAATGTTACTGTTGCCTTAACATGACAAATTCGATTTTCATTAGATGCAACAACTAAtagatttgtttaaaatgtacacacacaggccaGTGGATCTGTATGTTGTTCTGCTCGTGAGATGGAATTGCCTTTATATCCTGTGTGATCTGAAGTGTTAGCATCAATTTATTCTCCCCCATCCAGGCAATGGAGAGTAAGCTTCTGGTTGGGGGGAAGAACATAGTGGATCACACCAACGAGCAACAgaaaatgctgcagcagaggaggcatGAAATCGCTGAACAGGTATGTGAAACATCTGAAAAGTAGTGGTAAACTGTCGATGCCTCACAGACTCAGACTAGATTTCTAGCATGCCGGAAAGCCCAGTCTCTGGGCTTTCTAAAATCTATTGTCCCAATTCCACAggtatttattttgtctgtatccttttcaaatgttttgaaataGGCTATTCTCATATAGAGAGTGGGGGCGGAATAATAGGCATACTCTCTTCTGTTAGGAAAGAGTTCTCTCTATATATAAATTAGACCAACATCCTCAAAAACTGTGTTAACTTTCTTGTATTCAAACTTTGCGCTATGAGTTTTTCCACTAAAGAAGTCTAATTTTGGCTGCAAGTGTATATTTAAATCACCACAAACcaagagtttgtccttttaagccttaggtgcagcacacaagtctaaactgaatgaatgtctaATCAGTGTGGAGATCATTGACCCCTGTAATAGACTTACTGTTGTATtctgatttttgaattgaaaaccttattttgtaaattactgCACAATTGTAACAACAGTAACAGTCTGTACTACTTTATAAAGCGCTTTCTAAAAACAGAGTTcatatttgtctgactgattttattaactgatgaaaaagcagccatgtgcagtaatataggaAACTGGATGTGAAACATTGAGATGCATCATTGTGCATTCAAATCATTGACTGCTGAATCGTAATCGAATCATGAGGGGTtgtgaagatgcacacctctacTAGCCATGTGTATTCAACTGTTGTATTTTtaagattagaaaaaaaaactgcagatctACTTCCTgaacaaacaagtaaaaacagATAAGAAAAAGGGTTAGGGGTACAGTATGGACGGATCAACAGTCCATCACTCggctgacagacacaaacaaccattcacgctCACACCTATAGGCAATTTAGGGAAATGGCTACAGTATAACAAGAgaagtgtaaaatatttttttgggttcataatgaaactgtAGTGGGAAGAGCAACAAGTGGAGGTCATGATACATTTGGTGTTTTAGTGaatgtagtttttgttttatgttttaacaaAAGCTTAATTAAGTCTCATATTTATCCAAGTGCATTAATCTTGCAATCTGTACACCTGGTCTGAGATCCtttgtgtaataataataataataataataataataataaaggcttatatttatatagctccTTTCACGggacccaaggacactttgcaTATGTTTGTGAGGACAAAAcagtagagaaaagaaaaaggtaatAATACAATTACAGAACAGGATAGAATTTAGCAGCAGGGTGCATCATAAACAGAGGCCAAATGCCTTAGTGAAGAGTTGGTGCTTGAGGAGTTTTTGGAAAATGTCGAGAGATTCAGCGTTGCGTAGTTCAGcagggagagagttccagagggtgggggCTGCGACACAGAAGGCTCTGTCTCCAAAAGTTTGTAATTTGGTGCTGGGGTTGGAGAGCAAACCTAAGTTTGAGGACCGTAGCCTTCTGAGTGCAGTGTAGGGTTGGAGGAGGTCGGTTAAATATAGTGGGGCTAGAGCATGGAGGGATTTGTAGGTGAGCAGGAGGAGTTTGTAGTTGCAGGCCTTTATCGGGAGCCAGTGGAGGTAAATGAGGGTCGGCGTGATGTGCTGCAAGGGCTTAGTGTGGGTGAAAAACCTTGCGGAGTTCTGTACATATTGGAGTCATTTCAGGATGTTGTCAGGTACCCCAAACAGGACTCCATTGCAGTAATCCAGGCAGGAGGTGAAAAAGGCATGGGTGAGGGTTTCTGCAACGGAGTGAAGGCCGGAGTCTGGAGATATTTTTGAGGTGAAAGAAGGTGAAGATTTGGTGACAGATTTGATGTGGGATTTGAAGGAGAGGGTGGAGTCAAGAATGACGCCCAGGTTGCAGACCTTGGGGGATGGGGCGATGGCG contains:
- the kif3b gene encoding kinesin-like protein KIF3B, translating into MSKSKSPETVKVVVRCRPMNEKEQANKFERVVSVDVKLGQIVVRNHREASASESPKVFTFDSVYDWNSKQIDLYDETFRPLVDSVLLGFNGTIFAYGQTGTGKTYTMEGVRNDPEKRGVIPNSFEHIFTHISRSQNQQYLVRASYLEIYQEEVKDLLSKNQAHRLELRERPDTGVYVKDLSSFVTKSVREIEHVMNVGNQNRSVGSTNMNEHSSRSHAIFVITVECSELGVDGENHIRVGKLNLVDLAGSERQAKTGAQGERLKEATKINLSLSALGNVISALVDGRSSHIPYRDSKLTRLLQDSLGGNACTVMVANIGPASYNMEETLTTLRYSNRAKNIKNKPRINEDPKDALLREFQEEIARLKEQLEKRSGEKKKRKQRRRAGEGSDGDDLEGETEDDDEDGDDKGDYWGEQQEKLERERKAIMEDHSLVAEEKVRLLKKKEKKMEDLRREREAGEMLTAKVKAMESKLLVGGKNIVDHTNEQQKMLQQRRHEIAEQKRSEREMQQEMESRDEETLELKETYTSLQQEVDIKTKKLKKLFAKLQAVKAEIHDIQEAHIRERQELEQTQNELTRDLKLKHLIIENFIPQEEKSKIVSRAYIDEEDEHWKMQPITRIEDEHQMMTRPLSAVGYRRPLCHHARMAMMMKPDTRYKAENIQILDMDLPTRTTIDYQEPVIAPTVAAALRDALRDEDEIQVDALGFYNSLGPTPPASAISSLKKPKSGRPRTGKMSSTPTSPFSPSSPGSPLYPQCRGLVPK